One Capsicum annuum cultivar UCD-10X-F1 chromosome 2, UCD10Xv1.1, whole genome shotgun sequence genomic window carries:
- the LOC107859899 gene encoding LOW QUALITY PROTEIN: probable LRR receptor-like serine/threonine-protein kinase At4g36180 (The sequence of the model RefSeq protein was modified relative to this genomic sequence to represent the inferred CDS: inserted 2 bases in 1 codon): protein MLLLSSCCCSFMAAFLLLFLVFLSTLCSAQQNPQTLSEVQALTSFKLRIHDPLTALSDWDSSSPFAPCDWRGVFCVNGKVSELRLPHLQLTGPLTNQIGNLRMLRKLSLRSNSFNGTVPASLSKCTLLHSVFLQGNAFSGKLPVEIFNLTDLQVFNVAGNQLSGEIPGEVPRSLRYFDLSSNLFTGDIPRYLSDLSQLLLINLSYNRFSGEIPASIGRLQQLQYLWLAYNDLVGTLPSAIANCSSLVHLSAEGNAIRGVIPAAIAALPKLQVISLSHNNLSGSLPASLFCNVSIYPPSLRIVQLGFNGFTDIVKQESAKCFSSLQILDLQHNQIHGEFPLILTNNSALTSLDVSWNLFSGKIPSAIGNLWRLELLRMGNNSFEAGLPFEITNCSSLKVLDLEGNRMTGKIPMFLGYLRSLKTLSLGRNQFSGSIPSSFRNLTNLENLNLGGNGLNGSLPEEVMSLSNLSILNLSGNKFSGSMPIGIGNLQQLSVLNLSKNGFSGTIPSSIGTLYKLTVVDLSGQNFSGEIPFDLAGLPNLQVISLQENKLSGNVPEGFSSLLGMQYLNLSSNSLSGHIPSTFGFLTSLVVLSLSNNHINGSIPPDLANCSALEDLDLHSNSLSGQIPADLGRLSLLSVLDLGRNNLTGEVPIDISNCSSLTSLVLDLNHLSGNIPESLSRLSNLTVLDLSTNNFSGEIPANLTMLSSLVSFNVSNNNLVGQTPVMLGSRFNNSLDYAGNQGLCGEPLERCETSGNGGNKLIMFIAVAASGALLLLSCCCLYTYNLLRWRRKLKEKAAGEKKHSPARASSRTSGGRGSGENGGPKLVMFNNKITLVETIEATREFDEEHVLSRTHYGVVYKAFYNDGMVLSIRRLSDGXLSENMFRKEAESLGKVKHRNLTVLRGYYAGPPNLRLLVYDYMPNCNLATLLQEASHQDGHVLNWPMHHLIALGIARGLAFLHSSSMVHGDIKLQNVLFDADFEAHLSEFGLGKLVVATPTEPSTSTSVGTLGYISPEAALTGETKRESDAYSFGIVLLELLTGKRPLMFTQDEDIVKWVKRQLQRGQISELLEPGLLELDPESSEWEEFLLGIKVGLLCTAPDPLDRPTMADIVFMLEGCRVGPDIASSADPTCQPSPA from the exons ATGCTTTTactttcttcttgttgttgttctttcatGGCTGCttttctacttctttttcttgtttttctctctACATTGTGCTCTGCTCAGCAAAACCCACAAACCCTTTCGGAAGTTCAAGCTCTTACTTCATTCAAACTCAGAATTCATGATCCACTTACTGCACTTTCCGACTGGGATTCTTCTTCACCTTTTGCTCCTTGTGATTGGCGCGGAGTTTTCTGCGTTAATGGCAAAGTTTCTGAACTTCGTCTCCCTCATTTGCAACTCACTGGACCACTCACTAACCAAATTGGTAACCTACGCATGCTGCGCAAGTTAAGCCTACGTTCTAATTCCTTTAACGGGACTGTTCCTGCTTCCTTATCGAAATGTACCCTTCTGCATTCCGTTTTTCTACAGGGAAATGCGTTTTCCGGTAAACTTCCGGTGGAGATATTTAATCTTACTGATTTGCAAGTCTTTAATGTTGCTGGAAATCAGTTGTCCGGTGAAATACCCGGAGAGGTTCCTCGGAGTTTGCGATACTTTGATCTTTCGTCAAACTTGTTTACAGGAGATATTCCAAGGTACTTGTCGGATTTGTCTCAGTTGCTTTTGATTAATCTTTCTTACAATCGTTTTTCCGGCGAAATTCCGGCGAGCATTGGTCGGCTTCAGCAGCTTCAGTATCTTTGGCTCGCGTATAATGACTTGGTTGGAACTTTGCCTTCGGCAATTGCTAACTGTTCGTCGTTGGTTCATTTGAGTGCTGAAGGAAATGCTATTAGAGGTGTTATTCCAGCGGCAATTGCTGCTTTACCAAAGCTTCAGGTGATATCTTTATCACATAATAATCTGTCTGGTTCTTTGCCAGCTTCATTGTTCTGCAATGTTTCGATTTATCCTCCTTCCCTTAGGATTGTTCAGCTGGGTTTCAATGGGTTTACGGATATTGTTAAGCAAGAGTCAGCTAAATGTTTTAGTTCCTTGCAAATTTTGGATCTTCAACACAACCAAATACATGGTGAGTTTCCTTTGATTTTGACGAACAATTCTGCATTGACGTCGTTGGACGTATCGTGGAATTTGTTCTCTGGGAAAATCCCAAGTGCCATTGGGAACTTGTGGAGATTGGAGTTACTGAGAATGGGAAACAATTCATTTGAAGCTGGTCTCCCGTTTGAGATTACGAACTGTAGCAGCTTGAAGGTTCTTGATCTTGAAGGGAATCGAATGACGGGGAAAATTCCAATGTTTTTAGGTTATCTTAGAAGCTTGAAGACATTATCACTGGGAAGAAATCAGTTTTCGGGTTCCATTCCTTCTAGTTTTAGAAATTTGACTAATCTCGAAAATCTGAACTTGGGAGGAAATGGTCTCAACGGAAGTTTGCCCGAGGAAGTAATGAGTCTGAGCAATTTAAGCATATTGAATCTCAGTGGAAACAAGTTTTCTGGTAGTATGCCAATTGGTATTGGGAACCTTCAGCAGCTCTCGGTTCTGAATCTGAGTAAAAATGGCTTTTCAGGCACTATTCCTTCTAGCATTGGGACGTTGTATAAGCTAACGGTTGTTGATTTGAGTGGACAGAATTTCTCAGGGGAAATACCATTTGATCTTGCTGGTTTGCCTAATTTACAGGTTATATCTTTGCAAGAAAACAAGTTGTCTGGTAATGTTCCTGAAGGTTTCAGTAGCTTGTTGGGTatgcaatatttgaatctttcTTCCAATTCCCTTTCTGGCCATATACCATCTACATTTGGGTTCTTGACCTCATTAGTTGTACTTTCTTTGTCTAACAACCACATAAATGGTTCAATTCCTCCTGATTTGGCCAACTGCTCTGCTCTGGAGGACTTAGATCTGCACTCAAATTCATTGAGTGGCCAAATACCTGCTGATCTAGGACGTCTCTCCCTCTTGAGTGTGCTGGATTTGGGTAGAAACAATTTAACGGGTGAAGTCCCGATAGATATTTCCAATTGTTCATCCCTGACATCACTCGTGTTAGACTTGAACCATCTTTCCGGGAACATACCGGAGTCGCTATCCAGGTTATCAAACTTAACTGTCCTTGACCTCTCTACTAACAACTTCAGTGGAGAAATTCCAGCTAATCTAACCATGCTCTCTAGCTTGGTGAGTTTCAATGTGTCAAACAATAATTTGGTCGGCCAGACTCCAGTGATGTTGGGCTCCCGTTTTAACAACTCATTGGATTATGCTGGCAACCAGGGTTTGTGTGGGGAGCCATTGGAAAGATGTGAGACATCTGGTAATGGTGGGAATAAATTGATTATGTTCATTGCGGTGGCTGCCAGTGGAGCTCTTCTTCTTTTATCGTGTTGCTGCTTATATACTTACAACCTCCTGAGGTGGCGCAGGAAGCTCAAAGAGAAGGCAGCTGGAGAAAAAAAACACAGTCCTGCACGGGCTAGTTCAAGGACCAGTGGTGGTCGTGGCAGTGGCGAGAATGGTGGACCCAAACTTGTTATGTTCAATAACAAAATCACACTCGTTGAAACAATTGAGGCAACTAGAGAATTTGACGAGGAACATGTGCTAAGCAGAACACATTATGGAGTGGTCTACAAGGCCTTTTACAACGATGGAATGGTGCTCTCGATTCGTAGACTTTCAGATGG TCTAAGTGAGAACATGTTCAGAAAAGAGGCAGAATCACTTGGCAAGGTGAAGCACAGGAACTTAACAGTTCTACGTGGGTACTATGCTGGTCCGCCTAACCTCAGACTACTTGTCTATGATTACATGCCTAACTGTAACCTTGCAACACTGCTCCAAGAAGCGTCCCACCAAGATGGTCATGTTCTCAACTGGCCAATGCACCACCTCATTGCACTTGGCATTGCTCGAGGCCTGGCTTTCCTTCACTCGTCCTCAATGGTTCACGGAGATATTAAGCTGCAGAATGTACTATTCGATGCAGACTTTGAAGCTCATCTTTCAGAATTTGGCCTAGGCAAGCTTGTAGTAGCCACACCAACTGAGCCCTCCACATCAACTTCAGTTGGTACGCTAGGCTATATATCCCCAGAAGCAGCATTAACTGGAGAAACCAAAAGAGAATCAGATGCTTATAGCTTTGGCATTGTGTTGCTGGAATTACTAACAGGAAAAAGGCCACTAATGTTCACACAAGATGAGGACATAGTGAAATGGGTGAAGAGGCAATTGCAGAGAGGGCAAATTTCAGAACTATTAGAGCCAGGATTGCTTGAACTCGACCCCGAATCATCAGAATGGGAAGAGTTCTTGCTAGGAATTAAAGTAGGCTTGCTATGCACAGCACCTGACCCACTCGATCGACCCACCATGGCTGACATTGTGTTCATGCTTGAAGGTTGCCGTGTGGGCCCTGATATCGCGTCTTCAGCCGACCCCACATGCCAACCTTCACCCGCCTGA